A genomic window from Maylandia zebra isolate NMK-2024a linkage group LG20, Mzebra_GT3a, whole genome shotgun sequence includes:
- the wdr13 gene encoding WD repeat-containing protein 13: MAAVWQQVLAVDARYNAYRTPTFPQFRTQYIRRRSQLLRENAKCGFEPGLRRQYLKLRSQLLALRYGPLSEQSSFRASSVRSSRTTLDRMEDFEEDPRAQGARGHRRSVSRGSYQLQAQMNRAVYDERPPGSLVPTSVAEASRAMAGDTTLSENYAFAGMHHIFDQHVDSAVPRLQFANDDKHLLACCSLDGTLSIMTLSPPPPSVKVTLKGHGGPVTDFAWSLSNDIIVSTSLDGTLRIWNTEDGRCIREVRDPESSELLCCTFQPMNNNLTVVGNSKHHLQVVNISTGKKVKGGSSKLTGRVLSLSFDAPGKILWAGDDRGSIFSFLFDMATGKLTKAKRLVVSEGSSICSISARSWISREARDPSLLVNACVNKLLLYRVVDNEGTLQLKRSFPIQHGSQLVHSIFCPLMSFRQGACVVTGSEDGCVYFFDVERNTKAIVNKLQGHGGPVLDVSFNCDESLLASADSTGMVIIWRREQK, from the exons ATGGCAGCAGTTTGGCAGCAGGTGTTGGCAGTGGACGCAAG GTACAATGCTTACCGCACGCCTACCTTCCCACAGTTCCGAACTCAGTACATCCGCCGACGCAGCCAGCTGCTCAGAGAGAACGCCAAGTGTGGCTTTGAGCCAGGGCTGCGCAGGCAGTACCTGAAGCTGCGCAGTCAGCTGCTGGCCCTGCGCTACGGGCCCCTGTCTGAGCAGAGCAGCTTCAGGGCCAGCAGTGTGCGCAGCTCCCGCACCACACTGGACCGAATGGAG GACTTTGAGGAGGACCCCCGTGCCCAAGGGGCTCGTGGTCATCGCCGGTCTGTCAGTAGAGGCTCGTACCAGCTACAGGCCCAGATGAACAGAGCCGTCTACGATGAGAG GCCTCCGGGCAGTTTGGTGCCCACCTCAGTGGCAGAGGCCAGTCGTGCCATGGCAGGAGACACAACATTGAGTGAAAATTATGCTTTTGCTGGCATGCACCACATATTTGATCAACATGTCGACTCTGCTG ttccacgtttgcagtttgccaatGATGACAAGCACCTCCTTGcttgctgctcactggatgGCACTCTGTCCATTATGACACtctcaccacctcctcccagtGTGAAGGTGACCCTAAAAGGTCATGGAGGTCCAGTTACAGACTTTGCCTGGTCTCTGAGCAATGACATCATTGTGTCGACATCGCTGGACGGGACACTCCGTATTTGGAATACAGAGGATGGCCGGTGCATCCGAGAGGTCAGAGACCCAGAATCCAGCGAGTTGCTCTGCTGCACCTTCCAACCCATGAATAATAACCTTACTGTG GTGGGAAACAGCAAGCACCACCTGCAGGTGGTGAACATCTCCACTGGGAAGAAGGTGAAGGGGGGCTCCAGTAAGCTGACAGGCCGCGTGCTGTCTCTCTCCTTTGATGCTCCAGGGAAGATCCTTTGGGCCGGTGATGACAGGGGGAGCatcttctctttcctctttgaCATGGCCACAG GGAAGCTTACTAAAGCCAAGCGTCTGGTGGTGAGTGAAGGCAGCTCTATCTGCAGCATATCCGCTCGTTCCTGGATTAGCCGAGAGGCCAGAGACCCCTCGCTGCTGGTTAACGCCTGTGTCAATAAGCTTCTGCTGTACAG GGTGGTAGACAACGAGGGAACACTACAGCTGAAGAGAAGCTTCCCCATCCAGCATGGATCCCAGCTCGTTCATAGCATCTTCTGCCCCCTCATGTCTTTCAGACAGGGGGCCTGTGTGG TGACTGGCAGCGAGGATGGCTGCGTCTACTTCTTCGATGTCGAGCGCAACACCAAGGCGATAGTAAACAAGCTGCAGGGTCATGGGGGTCCAGTGTTGGATGTCAGCTTCAACTGCGACGAGAGTTTACTTGCATCTGCTGATTCCACCGGCATGGTCATCATCTGGAGGCGTGAGCAAAAGTGA
- the LOC101468644 gene encoding protein-serine O-palmitoleoyltransferase porcupine isoform X1, whose protein sequence is MGVFSRQKFFQELAHGCLLPTAQQGLEQVWQLLVICLLCRLIWMFGLPSFVKHLVTVAGGFYTLYLFFELHMIWVVLLSLLCYLFLFLCRHSTIRGTFLSITVLIYLLLGELHMMDTTNWHKMRGSQMVVAMKAISLAFDLDRGVVTSVPSPIEFMGYIYFVGTVIFGPWISFNSYKEALEGRKLSLSWLLKVSVSWVKSQVCLVISNCVAPYLFPYFIPVYGDKLLRSKKRRKIRATPAKWLLAYENTLSFHFSNYFVGYLSETTTTLAGAGFTEEKDNLKWDMTVSKPLNIEFPRSMVEVVTSWNLPMSRFLHTYVFKSVLKFGTFSAIMVTYTASALLHGLSFHLGAVLISLGFITYVEHVLRKRLAAIFNACILSKKCLPNCTHQNKKGLWVYMINIAFSALAILHLTYLGSVFNSSVDFMEEDEDNITHHTIQKWSELSWNSHWVTFGCWILYRLIL, encoded by the exons ATGGGAGTGTTCAGCCGACAGAAGTTTTTCCAAGAGCTCGCTCATGGCTGCCTTCTGCCCACAGCTCAGCAGGGCCTGGAGCAGGTATGGCAGCTGCTGGTTATCTGCCTGCTATGTCGACTTATCTGGATGTTCG GTCTTCCTTCTTTTGTGAAACACCTGGTCACAGTGGCAGGAGGTTTCTACACGCTCTACCTGTTCTTTGAGCTGCACATGATCTGGGTGGTCCTTCTCAGCCTTCTCTGctacctcttcctcttcctgtgtCGCCATTCTACCATCCGAGGCACCTTTCTCTCCATCACTGTGCTCATTTACCTGCTCCTGGG GGAGCTACATATGATGGATACCACTAACTGGCACAAGATGAGAG GTTCTCAGATGGTGGTTGCAATGAAAGCCATTTCTTTGGCCTTTGATTTGGATAGAGGTGTTGTGACCAGTGTGCCCTCACCCATTGAGTTCATGGGTTATATCTACTTTGTGGGCACAGTCATCTTTGGTCCCTGGATCAGCTTCAACAGCTACAAAGAAGCTTTAGAAGGCCGTAAGCTG AGCCTTTCGTGGCTTTTAAAAGTGTCTGTTAGCTGGGTGAAGAGCCAGGTCTGCCTTGTTATTTCCAACTGTGTGGCACCCTACCTCTTCCCTTATTTCATACCTGTTTATGGAGACAAGCTGCTACGAAG caaaaagaggaggaagatCAG GGCTACACCAGCTAA GTGGCTACTGGCGTATGAGAACACACTGTCTTTCCACTTTAGCAATTATTTTGTTGGCTATTTGAGTGAAACTACCACTACTCTGGCTGGGGCAGGCTTCACCGAGGAGAAAGACAACCTCAAATG GGATATGACCGTATCCAAGCCGCTTAATATAGAGTTTCCTCGGTCAATGGTGGAGGTGGTAACATCGTGGAATCTGCCCATGTCTCGCTTTCTGCACACCT ATGTTTTTAAGAGTGTACTGAAATTTGGGACATTCTCTGCTATAATGGTGACATATACAGCCAGTGCCCTTTTGCAT GGTTTGAGTTTTCATCTAGGTGCAGTCCTAATATCTTTGGGATTCATCACTTATGTTGAGCATG TGTTGCGGAAGAGGCTTGCAGCTATTTTTAATGCCTGTATACTGTCAAAGAAATGCCTGCCAAACTGCACTCACCAGAACAAAAAG GGGTTATGGGTGTATATGATAAACATAGCATTCAGTGCTTTGGCAATACTGCACTTGACATACCTCGGCTCAGTGTTCAACTCCAGTGTGGACTTTATGGAGGAGGATGAG GATAATATCACCCATCATACCATTCAGAAGTGGTCAGAGCTGAGCTGGAACAGCCACTGGGTCACATTTGGATGCTGGATATTATACCGCCTTATTCTCTAA
- the LOC101468644 gene encoding protein-serine O-palmitoleoyltransferase porcupine isoform X2, whose product MGVFSRQKFFQELAHGCLLPTAQQGLEQVWQLLVICLLCRLIWMFGLPSFVKHLVTVAGGFYTLYLFFELHMIWVVLLSLLCYLFLFLCRHSTIRGTFLSITVLIYLLLGELHMMDTTNWHKMRGSQMVVAMKAISLAFDLDRGVVTSVPSPIEFMGYIYFVGTVIFGPWISFNSYKEALEGRKLSLSWLLKVSVSWVKSQVCLVISNCVAPYLFPYFIPVYGDKLLRSKKRRKIRATPAKWLLAYENTLSFHFSNYFVGYLSETTTTLAGAGFTEEKDNLKWDMTVSKPLNIEFPRSMVEVVTSWNLPMSRFLHTYVFKSVLKFGTFSAIMVTYTASALLHGLSFHLGAVLISLGFITYVEHVLRKRLAAIFNACILSKKCLPNCTHQNKKADLCSS is encoded by the exons ATGGGAGTGTTCAGCCGACAGAAGTTTTTCCAAGAGCTCGCTCATGGCTGCCTTCTGCCCACAGCTCAGCAGGGCCTGGAGCAGGTATGGCAGCTGCTGGTTATCTGCCTGCTATGTCGACTTATCTGGATGTTCG GTCTTCCTTCTTTTGTGAAACACCTGGTCACAGTGGCAGGAGGTTTCTACACGCTCTACCTGTTCTTTGAGCTGCACATGATCTGGGTGGTCCTTCTCAGCCTTCTCTGctacctcttcctcttcctgtgtCGCCATTCTACCATCCGAGGCACCTTTCTCTCCATCACTGTGCTCATTTACCTGCTCCTGGG GGAGCTACATATGATGGATACCACTAACTGGCACAAGATGAGAG GTTCTCAGATGGTGGTTGCAATGAAAGCCATTTCTTTGGCCTTTGATTTGGATAGAGGTGTTGTGACCAGTGTGCCCTCACCCATTGAGTTCATGGGTTATATCTACTTTGTGGGCACAGTCATCTTTGGTCCCTGGATCAGCTTCAACAGCTACAAAGAAGCTTTAGAAGGCCGTAAGCTG AGCCTTTCGTGGCTTTTAAAAGTGTCTGTTAGCTGGGTGAAGAGCCAGGTCTGCCTTGTTATTTCCAACTGTGTGGCACCCTACCTCTTCCCTTATTTCATACCTGTTTATGGAGACAAGCTGCTACGAAG caaaaagaggaggaagatCAG GGCTACACCAGCTAA GTGGCTACTGGCGTATGAGAACACACTGTCTTTCCACTTTAGCAATTATTTTGTTGGCTATTTGAGTGAAACTACCACTACTCTGGCTGGGGCAGGCTTCACCGAGGAGAAAGACAACCTCAAATG GGATATGACCGTATCCAAGCCGCTTAATATAGAGTTTCCTCGGTCAATGGTGGAGGTGGTAACATCGTGGAATCTGCCCATGTCTCGCTTTCTGCACACCT ATGTTTTTAAGAGTGTACTGAAATTTGGGACATTCTCTGCTATAATGGTGACATATACAGCCAGTGCCCTTTTGCAT GGTTTGAGTTTTCATCTAGGTGCAGTCCTAATATCTTTGGGATTCATCACTTATGTTGAGCATG TGTTGCGGAAGAGGCTTGCAGCTATTTTTAATGCCTGTATACTGTCAAAGAAATGCCTGCCAAACTGCACTCACCAGAACAAAAAG GCTGACCTGTGCTCCAGCTGA
- the LOC101469161 gene encoding uncharacterized protein LOC101469161 — MIVCCVSGCEKRYIRSKKLKFYKIPSRGHRRRLWLRAIQEANGSTARLTEDDRVCGAHFISGEASMERDKPDFVPSVFTCTKKNQSPKKKVRWIYGRRKRHRRKARGRREENAAPLQADSSVNPEPSVLMRTESELSEEMQTPATPSVPKEGETVAKVSETEAETQIIQSQTMLDLNKTSPPFKGLPDTLKLDKRRPVVLLKPLVASEGGYRCELCSQTFTDIPQLVKHKRLHEEQRSFVCENCGKSFITQADFSEHHAVHRDEPLFPCNMCDRSFTTIHQLKRHKLLHVKDGRKCLRCGTLFCQRHNHILFLPQTEFKTESEPEDSSSRSETENELEPSQMTEIPGNTQSSRTVTPPLSTSAPTAAPTPPNPGFLSKPPPLASFNILPEIPPPVLLRPCPVPRRLYPEARHSENPGSSFHHDLFTRNTELPSSLKIFSPQYLTSAFLEVKRNYEYILSKPKKCRVKNLVKKEQSEAPIISPEEHTKPEKKERIAYDLEIML; from the exons atgatAGTTTGCTGCGTGTCTGGTTGTGAAAAGCGGTATATCCGCAGCAAAAAATTGAAATTTTACAAAATACCGTCTCGGGGCCACCGGAGGCGTTTGTGGCTGCGAGCAATACAAGAAGCGAACGGCAGCACTGCGAGACTCACGGAAGATGATCGCGTTTGTGGCGCTCATTTCATATCAG gaGAAGCATCTATGGAGCGTGATAAGCCGGACTTTGTGCCTTCTGTTTTTACCTGcaccaaaaaaaatcaaagcccCAAGAAAAAAGTGAGATG gatttatGGTCGTAGAAAAAGGCATCGCCGGAAGGCAAGAGGCAGAAGAGAGGAAAATGCAGCTCCACTTCAAGCTGATTCTTCTGTGAATCCCGAGCCGTCTGTTTTGATGCGAACTGAAAGTGAACTTTCAGAAGAAATGCAGACGCCAGCAACCCCCTCAGTGCCAAAG GAAGGAGAAACGGTGGCAAAAGTGTCTGAGACTGAAGCAGAAACCCAAATTATCCAGTCTCAAACAATGCTCGACTTAAATAAGACATCACCACCCTTCAAAGGACTACCAGACACCCTAAAACTAGATAAGAGAAGGCCAGTTGTGCTCCTGAAACCTTTAGTTGCATCAGAAGGTGGTTATCGGTGTGAACTGTGCAGTCAGACCTTCACTGATATACCACAGCTGGTAAAACACAAACGGCTGCACGAAGAACAAAGGTCCTTTGTCTGTGAAAATTGTGGAAAAAGCTTCATAACTCAGGCAGATTTCAGTGAGCACCATGCTGTGCACAGGGATGAGCCCCTCTTTCCGTGCAACATGTGTGATCGATCTTTCACCACGATTCACCAACTGAAGCGTCATAAACTGCTCCATGTTAAAGATGGCAGGAAGTGCCTCAGGTGTGGCACGCTGTTCTGTCAGCGTCACAACCACATTTTATTCCTTCCGCAGACAGAGTTTAAAACAGAGTCTGAGCCTGAGGACAGTTCCTCCAGGagtgagacagaaaatgaactgGAACCAAGCCAGATGACTGAAATACCTGGCAACACTCAGAGCTCAAGGACCgttacacctccactgtctACTTCTGCTCCAACTGCTGCTCCTACACCCCCAAATCCTGGATTTCTATCCAAGCCCCCACCTTTGGCTTCATTCAATATATTACCAGAAATCCCCCCACCGGTGTTGCTGAGACCGTGTCCTGTGCCTCGTCGACTCTATCCAGAAGCGAGACACTCAGAAAACCCGGGTTCCTCATTTCACCATGACTTGTTCACCCGAAATACAGAACTTCCATCTTCACTGAAGATCTTTTCACCTCAGTACCTCACCTCAGCCTTCCTAGAGGTTAAAAGAAATTATGAATATATTTTAAGCAAGCCGAAAAAGTGTAGGGTTAAGAATCTGGTGAAGAAGGAACAAAGTGAGGCACCAATAATTTCACCAGAAGAACACACTAAGccagaaaaaaaggagagaataGCTTATGACCTGGAGATTATGCTCTGA